The Stygiolobus azoricus genome window below encodes:
- the leuB gene encoding 3-isopropylmalate dehydrogenase: MSFTVALIQGDGIGPELVSKSKIILAKLNELYGLPINYVEVEAGDRALAKYGEALPKESLKIIDKADMILKGPVGESAADVVVKLRLMYDMYANLRPARSLPNVESKFSNVDILVVRENTEDLYKGFEYIAADGVAVGMKIITWKASVRIAQVALNEALKRKKKVTCVHKSNVMRVTDGLFAEACRSVLKGKVDYSEMYVDAAAANLVRNPNMFDVIVTENVYGDILSDEAGQIAGSLGISPSANIGDKKSLFEPVHGAAFDIAGKNIANPTAFLLSVAMMLDRMYDLSKEDRYAKAADALRNAIYKVYEEKKYLTPDVGGNSTTDELINAISRYLS; this comes from the coding sequence ATGAGCTTTACAGTAGCCCTTATTCAAGGAGATGGAATAGGTCCAGAATTAGTGTCAAAGTCAAAAATAATCTTAGCTAAACTCAATGAACTATACGGTTTACCTATAAACTACGTAGAGGTAGAGGCCGGTGATAGGGCTCTAGCTAAATACGGGGAGGCATTACCTAAAGAAAGTCTTAAAATTATAGATAAGGCTGATATGATCCTTAAGGGACCCGTAGGGGAGTCGGCTGCTGATGTAGTTGTAAAACTAAGACTTATGTATGATATGTACGCCAACTTAAGGCCTGCTAGGTCTCTACCAAATGTTGAAAGTAAGTTCTCGAATGTAGACATTTTGGTTGTAAGAGAAAATACGGAGGATCTTTATAAGGGCTTTGAGTATATTGCGGCTGACGGGGTAGCGGTAGGTATGAAAATAATTACATGGAAAGCCTCAGTGAGAATAGCCCAAGTGGCGTTAAATGAAGCTTTAAAAAGAAAGAAGAAAGTAACATGCGTTCACAAATCTAATGTAATGAGAGTTACTGACGGTTTATTTGCAGAGGCATGTAGAAGTGTGCTAAAAGGTAAAGTCGACTATTCTGAGATGTACGTTGATGCGGCTGCCGCTAATTTGGTGAGAAATCCTAATATGTTTGATGTAATTGTTACAGAGAACGTTTATGGGGATATACTAAGTGATGAGGCTGGACAAATAGCTGGAAGCTTGGGTATATCTCCTTCTGCAAATATTGGGGATAAAAAGTCTTTATTCGAACCCGTTCATGGTGCCGCTTTTGATATTGCTGGCAAAAACATAGCAAATCCTACGGCATTCTTGTTGTCTGTGGCGATGATGCTAGATAGGATGTATGATTTATCTAAAGAGGATAGATATGCAAAAGCTGCAGATGCTCTGCGTAATGCTATTTATAAAGTATACGAGGAAAAGAAATACCTAACTCCTGATGTAGGGGGTAACAGTACCACGGACGAGCTGATAAATGCGATTTCCCGTTATCTAAGTTAA
- a CDS encoding putative RNA uridine N3 methyltransferase: MIFPYPRRKKLIVLLFISILDVESSLSEITIKLSYILRTLVEFRVSEVLWIYETEKERKEWRLIKEISDYALTPPYLKKYIPKRNSLSKVGLLQPLNIPSHQVSSEFIEGEIRMGKKGDFGLRCLYDYLDSDYVVVSDSLAKKVKPYPFYPYYKGFTSRLISYQQMLEKVTHSDNVIIASRSGANLSQVEDKIREVYEENGLYLVIGPPKHGVLRDLHDFKGFIVNFIPKQGVKDVRAEEALHASLALLNFILN, translated from the coding sequence TTGATTTTTCCCTACCCTAGAAGGAAAAAATTAATCGTTCTACTCTTTATCTCAATTTTAGACGTAGAGAGTTCACTGAGTGAGATCACCATAAAACTATCTTATATACTAAGAACTCTAGTCGAGTTTAGAGTAAGTGAAGTATTGTGGATATATGAGACCGAGAAAGAGAGGAAAGAATGGAGATTGATTAAAGAAATTTCTGACTATGCGCTTACACCTCCCTATTTAAAGAAGTACATTCCTAAAAGAAACTCTCTCTCTAAGGTCGGTCTTCTTCAACCTCTTAATATTCCATCTCATCAAGTTTCGTCAGAATTTATTGAAGGAGAGATCCGTATGGGTAAAAAGGGAGATTTCGGGCTTAGGTGCTTATACGATTATCTGGATTCTGATTATGTTGTAGTAAGTGATAGCTTGGCAAAGAAGGTCAAACCTTACCCCTTTTACCCTTATTATAAAGGGTTTACTTCTAGATTAATATCCTATCAACAGATGCTCGAGAAAGTAACTCATTCAGATAATGTAATTATAGCCAGTAGATCTGGAGCTAACCTAAGCCAAGTTGAAGATAAGATTAGAGAGGTATATGAAGAGAATGGGTTATATTTAGTAATTGGTCCTCCTAAACACGGGGTTTTGAGAGACTTACATGATTTTAAGGGGTTTATAGTAAATTTTATACCGAAACAAGGAGTTAAGGACGTGAGAGCTGAAGAAGCTCTGCACGCCTCCTTAGCTTTACTTAACTTCATACTGAATTAA
- the ileS gene encoding isoleucine--tRNA ligase yields MRPLNSKFDPLKTEDEVLKYWNDNNIYKKLKEYNNKLPRKFLFIDGPPYPSSPIPHIGTVWNKVIKDCILRYERLAGYRTYDQPGYDTHGLPIEVATEKQLGIQKKSDIIEKIGVANFINKCRELALTNASALTQNFKNVGVFMDWDKPYYTLDNTYISNSWAVIKKAHERGLLYRDVHVLHWCPRCETTLADYEVSEYRDLEDPSIYVKFKVKGSPNKYLLIWTTTPWTIPANVFVMINKEYEYAEVEVKGEILIIAKDRVREVMKDAEITEYKVIRTFKGSELIGLEYEHPLRDIVPAQSKAEGYHKVVDAGENVTLTEGTGLVHSAPGHGDVDFEIGKKYNMPVLMFVNDQGIYTEEAGKYKGKKVREVGDEIINDLKERNALLHAGKIIHRYPVCWRCKSPLILRAIEQWFIGVSKLKNELMSEINNVNWVPEWGKIRIGNMVKEIRDWVISRQRFWGTPLPIWVCQKCGNTIVVGSKEELKKVAINEVPEDLHRPWIDNVKVRCNKCGGEAVRVPDVADVWFDSGVAFFASLGENWEKTWQEIGPVDLVLEGHDQLRGWFFSLLRAGVILLDKAPYKSVLVHGFMLDEQGREMHKSLGNYVEPSQVISKYGRDVLRLWLLRNTTWEDAKFSWKSLDLTRRDLNIIWNVYVFASTYMNLDNFDPSQYTFESLKPYFKPEDKWLLSRYYRMLREVTEAMNSYKVHELANKVTTFITEDISRFYLRLTRKRAWNEANDPDKIAMYYVLYQVLKGSLILLSTVTPFIAEKIYHDFVVDGLESVSMERIPEVKEEFIDKEIEEAFELAKEIAEAGLNARAKAEIKLRWPIKEAYIFLVSEQDLKLVSNIVNVLRSMLNSKEVKVEGIEGYKRFSKVKAVPNRGTIGPEFKKLSAKIVSYIEENGEDVANDIVNKGIHEAVVEGQPVQIKVNHVNIVEETQPGYVSARFNKGVIVINKEISKEEEEEGIIRDLVRRIQFMRKELSLNVNDYINLTIKAPEERVSIIHKWFNYIKEETRAKEITIGEAKGELIREWEIEDETYTIGVSKA; encoded by the coding sequence ATAAGACCCCTAAATTCTAAATTTGATCCTCTAAAAACGGAGGATGAAGTATTAAAATACTGGAATGATAATAATATATATAAAAAGCTTAAAGAATATAATAATAAATTACCGAGAAAGTTTTTGTTCATAGACGGACCTCCTTATCCTTCCAGCCCCATTCCTCACATAGGTACTGTATGGAATAAAGTGATAAAAGATTGCATATTACGCTACGAGAGATTAGCTGGTTATCGTACTTACGACCAGCCAGGCTACGATACTCATGGTCTACCAATAGAAGTTGCTACCGAAAAGCAATTAGGTATACAGAAAAAATCAGACATTATAGAAAAAATAGGGGTTGCAAACTTTATAAATAAATGCAGAGAGCTAGCGTTAACTAACGCCTCAGCCTTAACACAGAACTTTAAGAATGTTGGAGTCTTCATGGATTGGGATAAGCCTTACTATACTCTCGACAACACTTATATTTCGAACTCTTGGGCAGTAATAAAGAAGGCACATGAAAGAGGGCTTCTATATAGAGATGTCCACGTCTTGCATTGGTGTCCTAGATGCGAAACTACATTAGCAGATTATGAAGTTTCTGAGTACAGAGATCTCGAGGATCCCTCTATATATGTAAAGTTTAAGGTTAAAGGATCTCCGAATAAATATTTGCTTATATGGACTACTACGCCATGGACTATCCCCGCTAACGTATTTGTCATGATAAATAAAGAGTATGAGTATGCTGAGGTTGAAGTGAAGGGTGAGATTTTGATCATCGCAAAGGACAGAGTAAGAGAAGTTATGAAAGACGCCGAAATAACGGAGTATAAAGTAATAAGAACATTTAAGGGAAGTGAATTGATAGGGTTAGAATACGAGCACCCTCTACGAGATATAGTACCAGCACAATCTAAAGCTGAAGGATATCATAAAGTTGTTGATGCAGGCGAGAATGTAACCTTAACTGAAGGTACCGGACTGGTTCATTCAGCACCAGGTCACGGTGATGTAGACTTTGAAATAGGCAAAAAGTATAACATGCCCGTTCTCATGTTTGTTAATGACCAAGGAATCTACACTGAAGAGGCTGGTAAATACAAGGGTAAAAAGGTAAGGGAAGTTGGTGATGAAATAATAAATGACCTGAAGGAGAGGAATGCTTTACTGCACGCTGGAAAAATAATTCACAGATATCCGGTATGCTGGAGATGTAAGAGTCCATTAATACTAAGAGCTATAGAACAATGGTTTATCGGTGTGTCTAAACTCAAGAACGAACTTATGTCAGAAATTAACAACGTGAATTGGGTTCCCGAGTGGGGGAAGATCCGGATAGGAAATATGGTTAAGGAAATTAGAGATTGGGTCATAAGTAGGCAAAGATTCTGGGGAACACCCTTGCCTATATGGGTATGTCAGAAATGCGGTAATACAATAGTTGTGGGTAGTAAGGAAGAGCTGAAAAAAGTTGCAATAAACGAAGTACCCGAAGACCTTCATAGACCTTGGATAGATAATGTCAAAGTTAGGTGTAATAAGTGTGGAGGAGAAGCTGTAAGAGTTCCCGATGTTGCAGACGTGTGGTTTGACAGCGGTGTAGCATTCTTTGCAAGTTTAGGCGAGAATTGGGAAAAGACCTGGCAGGAGATAGGTCCAGTAGATCTTGTGTTGGAAGGGCATGACCAGCTTAGGGGTTGGTTCTTTAGCCTCTTAAGAGCTGGAGTTATATTACTAGATAAAGCTCCTTACAAATCGGTTTTAGTTCACGGGTTTATGCTTGATGAACAAGGAAGAGAGATGCATAAGAGCCTTGGGAACTATGTCGAGCCTTCTCAAGTGATCAGTAAGTACGGTAGAGACGTTCTGAGACTATGGCTATTGAGAAACACTACCTGGGAGGACGCTAAATTCTCGTGGAAGTCTTTAGATCTTACCAGGAGGGATCTTAACATAATATGGAACGTCTACGTTTTTGCATCAACTTATATGAACCTTGATAATTTCGATCCTAGTCAATATACTTTTGAATCATTAAAGCCGTACTTCAAACCAGAAGATAAATGGTTATTATCTAGGTACTACAGAATGTTAAGGGAAGTTACAGAAGCAATGAATAGCTATAAAGTTCATGAACTGGCTAATAAGGTTACGACGTTTATAACAGAAGATATAAGTAGGTTTTACCTTAGGTTAACCAGAAAGAGAGCATGGAATGAAGCTAATGACCCTGATAAAATAGCGATGTACTATGTATTGTATCAGGTTCTCAAAGGTTCGTTAATATTACTGTCTACAGTAACTCCCTTCATAGCGGAGAAAATTTATCATGACTTCGTCGTTGACGGATTGGAGTCAGTTAGTATGGAGAGGATACCAGAGGTAAAGGAAGAGTTTATTGATAAAGAGATAGAGGAGGCATTTGAACTAGCTAAAGAAATAGCTGAAGCTGGTCTTAATGCTAGAGCTAAAGCTGAGATAAAACTGAGGTGGCCAATAAAAGAAGCGTATATATTCTTAGTTTCCGAGCAAGATCTTAAGTTAGTTAGTAACATAGTTAATGTATTAAGGTCAATGCTTAACTCAAAAGAGGTTAAAGTAGAAGGCATCGAGGGCTATAAGAGATTTAGCAAAGTAAAGGCAGTTCCTAACAGAGGAACTATAGGTCCAGAATTCAAGAAACTATCAGCTAAGATAGTGTCCTATATAGAGGAGAACGGAGAAGATGTTGCAAATGATATTGTAAACAAAGGAATACACGAAGCAGTGGTCGAGGGACAACCCGTCCAAATAAAAGTAAATCACGTCAATATTGTAGAGGAAACTCAGCCCGGTTATGTTTCTGCAAGGTTCAATAAAGGTGTAATTGTAATCAATAAAGAAATCAGCAAGGAGGAAGAAGAGGAAGGAATAATTAGAGACCTTGTAAGGAGAATACAGTTTATGAGGAAGGAATTATCCCTTAATGTTAACGATTATATAAATCTTACAATAAAAGCGCCTGAAGAAAGAGTATCTATAATACATAAATGGTTCAATTATATAAAAGAAGAGACTAGAGCAAAAGAAATAACAATCGGTGAAGCAAAAGGAGAATTAATTAGAGAATGGGAAATAGAAGATGAAACATATACGATAGGAGTAAGTAAGGCTTGA
- a CDS encoding M28 family peptidase gives MGLYEKVKELSRYGEVVSGDKKEKYLVKQIKAQFESHFDEIKIYPTEVLSWSNKELEVECEEGKVPKSEIVTLPYSPSADLETENYKIISLSNLTELSVKYGLLSNEGKVLIFTLNDETLRKVVLKNRILLQNSPQPPPYTPAFFVTQNALKFLKGKCRFYTENIFKNSIGYNIEGISNGKNDEKIYVTAHHDHWFYGEHDDLVGVALLTELMNEKYDNEIHAISFTAEESGCYFESFSWACSSKTFVKNNAKSLEGTKFVISLDNITDSLYVYYTPILSIPLSNSITDVSYPSPYTDSYRFLSAGIPTISFHSINYKYYHSSHDILTEEEAKIIEDKIIPLITNTLRNTRLTSLEVFMNYIKNQVIELPVEIKTLLTNIEGKRFDYNALLPLYKSILYSNGKIKTTIFHTLKGIKESYFDVYVALEDFGEIEHKEGSNEANYSMYLNRLYREETKKFSALLSDIF, from the coding sequence ATGGGATTATATGAAAAGGTAAAAGAGCTTTCACGATATGGGGAAGTAGTTAGCGGAGATAAGAAAGAAAAATACCTTGTAAAGCAAATTAAAGCTCAGTTTGAGTCTCACTTCGATGAAATTAAGATATACCCAACTGAAGTCCTTAGTTGGTCTAATAAGGAACTAGAAGTAGAATGTGAGGAAGGAAAAGTTCCTAAAAGCGAGATAGTTACACTACCTTACTCACCTTCAGCCGATCTTGAGACTGAGAATTATAAGATAATTAGTTTGAGTAACTTGACGGAACTAAGCGTAAAATATGGATTACTTAGTAACGAAGGAAAAGTACTAATTTTTACATTAAACGATGAGACTTTACGAAAGGTAGTTTTGAAAAATAGAATATTACTTCAGAATTCTCCTCAACCTCCACCTTATACTCCAGCATTTTTCGTAACCCAAAATGCGCTTAAATTTCTTAAAGGTAAATGCAGATTCTATACTGAGAATATCTTTAAAAATTCTATTGGTTACAATATAGAAGGTATATCTAACGGAAAGAATGATGAAAAAATATATGTTACTGCGCATCACGACCATTGGTTTTACGGTGAGCATGACGATCTCGTTGGAGTAGCGTTACTGACCGAACTCATGAACGAAAAGTATGATAATGAAATCCATGCTATATCATTTACTGCGGAAGAGAGCGGTTGTTATTTTGAAAGTTTCTCGTGGGCATGTAGCTCTAAAACGTTCGTGAAAAATAATGCAAAGAGTCTTGAAGGTACAAAGTTTGTTATTTCGCTTGATAATATAACCGACTCTCTCTATGTATACTACACGCCAATATTGTCTATACCCCTTTCTAATAGCATCACAGATGTGAGTTATCCGTCGCCTTACACAGATAGTTATAGATTCTTAAGTGCTGGAATCCCAACCATATCCTTTCATTCCATAAATTACAAGTATTATCATTCTAGTCACGATATATTAACAGAAGAGGAGGCGAAAATAATAGAGGATAAGATTATCCCTTTGATAACAAACACCTTAAGGAATACTAGGCTAACTTCATTGGAAGTTTTTATGAACTATATTAAAAACCAAGTTATTGAACTACCCGTAGAAATTAAAACACTACTTACTAACATTGAAGGTAAAAGATTTGATTATAATGCACTTCTTCCTCTTTATAAATCAATCCTCTATTCTAACGGAAAAATAAAAACCACAATATTCCATACGCTTAAGGGGATAAAAGAAAGTTACTTTGATGTTTATGTAGCACTAGAAGACTTTGGAGAAATAGAACACAAAGAAGGTTCTAACGAAGCCAATTATTCCATGTATTTAAATCGTCTATATAGAGAAGAGACTAAAAAATTTAGTGCTCTGTTATCAGATATATTCTAG
- a CDS encoding 50S ribosomal protein L3, translated as MGHRKLSSPRRGSAALRPRKRSREFLPTPKSWPVIQSNEPKLLGFIGYKAGMTHIFMIDDKQTSPNYGKEIYVPVTVLETPPIIPVALRAYYINSKGEPAVLTEYWGDINDKLMKVLSERKITNLKLDKEKMKAKLDEITNNLDKIIALRVLTVTQPYLVTSLGKKKPDIAEIQIGGGSSIKQQLEYALSILGKEVPVKNVFKEGQLIDINGVTKGKGFQGVIKRYSVVELPRWHKHRKGSRKIGARGPSIPTPSYTPQPGQMGFHRRTEYNKRILKIGEDPREINPAGGFVNYGLVRNTYLVIEGSTIGSKKRPLFLRYPIRPSWTPQSTPKITYVNLASQQG; from the coding sequence ATGGGTCATCGTAAGTTATCCTCGCCAAGACGTGGATCAGCAGCTTTGCGTCCCAGAAAGAGGTCTAGAGAGTTCCTTCCAACTCCTAAAAGCTGGCCTGTAATTCAATCTAATGAGCCCAAGCTACTCGGCTTTATCGGTTACAAAGCTGGAATGACTCATATTTTCATGATCGATGATAAACAAACTTCTCCAAATTACGGAAAGGAAATATACGTTCCAGTTACTGTATTAGAAACACCGCCAATCATACCAGTTGCCTTGAGAGCTTACTACATTAACTCAAAAGGAGAGCCAGCAGTTCTAACAGAATATTGGGGTGATATTAATGATAAACTAATGAAGGTATTGAGCGAGAGAAAGATAACTAATCTGAAATTAGATAAGGAAAAGATGAAGGCTAAACTTGACGAAATAACAAATAATCTAGACAAGATAATAGCCCTACGAGTTTTAACTGTAACACAGCCTTATCTGGTTACCTCTTTAGGGAAGAAAAAACCCGATATAGCTGAGATACAAATAGGTGGAGGTAGTAGTATAAAACAGCAACTCGAGTATGCCCTATCAATATTAGGTAAGGAAGTACCGGTGAAAAATGTGTTCAAGGAAGGGCAGTTGATCGACATTAACGGAGTGACAAAAGGAAAAGGATTCCAAGGAGTAATAAAGAGGTATAGTGTTGTTGAGTTACCAAGATGGCATAAGCACAGGAAAGGGAGCAGAAAAATAGGTGCTAGAGGTCCTTCAATACCCACTCCAAGTTATACTCCCCAACCTGGTCAGATGGGCTTCCACAGAAGAACCGAGTATAATAAGAGGATACTTAAGATAGGAGAAGATCCCAGAGAGATAAATCCAGCAGGAGGATTTGTTAATTACGGTCTAGTGAGGAACACGTACTTAGTGATCGAAGGATCTACTATAGGCAGTAAGAAGAGGCCATTATTCTTGAGATATCCTATAAGACCTTCCTGGACTCCTCAGTCAACTCCTAAAATAACATATGTAAATCTGGCCAGCCAACAAGGGTGA
- a CDS encoding HAD family hydrolase — protein sequence MEEINVFRNTNAIFFDFDNTLVSFEEKSHEALQKVIDDIYNYVVENYSNNKLEKNEIKKVVFEIAKSLDEEGVYDRKIWWQTALDRLGIKAGMEDLYEWTQIYWSIASNNVPYEDAIDLIEYLKKKGFKLGIITNSDGEWGDKKSRLSKFPLISYFDIIIIGGENNIKPKPNVEPFIVACEKMGLNTSSCVMVGDDPVKDCLAAKKAGLRAILVDRKGQVKYAELYADYVVNSLKELEEIF from the coding sequence ATGGAAGAGATTAACGTTTTTAGAAATACTAATGCTATTTTTTTCGACTTTGATAATACATTGGTCTCTTTTGAGGAAAAATCTCACGAAGCATTACAGAAGGTGATAGATGATATTTACAATTACGTAGTAGAGAATTATTCAAATAATAAGCTTGAAAAAAATGAAATTAAAAAAGTTGTTTTTGAGATAGCTAAGTCTTTAGATGAAGAAGGTGTTTATGACAGAAAAATATGGTGGCAGACAGCTTTAGATAGGTTGGGAATCAAAGCAGGGATGGAGGATTTATACGAATGGACGCAAATTTATTGGAGCATTGCATCCAATAACGTACCTTACGAGGATGCAATAGACCTTATTGAGTACTTAAAGAAGAAAGGTTTCAAACTAGGCATAATAACAAATAGTGATGGAGAGTGGGGAGATAAGAAATCAAGGCTTTCAAAGTTTCCTCTAATTTCTTATTTCGACATAATCATCATAGGAGGAGAAAATAATATCAAGCCTAAGCCTAATGTAGAACCGTTTATAGTTGCTTGTGAAAAGATGGGCCTTAATACTAGTTCATGCGTTATGGTAGGCGACGATCCAGTAAAGGATTGTTTAGCGGCTAAAAAAGCAGGATTAAGAGCTATACTTGTTGATAGAAAAGGGCAAGTTAAATACGCAGAATTATATGCAGATTATGTCGTGAATAGTCTAAAGGAATTAGAAGAAATATTCTAG
- a CDS encoding elongation factor EF-2 codes for MPRYKTVEQVLSLMKDVTRVRNIGIIAHVDHGKTTTSDTLLAASGIISQKVAGEALALDYLSVEQQRGITVKAANVSLYHEVEGKGYVINLIDTPGHVDFSGRVTRSLRVLDGSIVVVDAVEGVMTQTETVLRQSLEERVRPILFINKVDRLVKELKLSPQEVQKKLTDLIMEVNNLIEMYAEPEFKEQWRIRPELGNVVFGSAKDKWGFTVPMAAKKGVKFSDVVNAYSSGDKSKIEELSTKSPIHEALLDTVIRLVPNPREAQKYRIPKIWKGDLDNDLVKAMLNADPNGPIVLMINDMKVDPHAGLVATGRVFSGTLRAGEEIWLVNAKKQQRVLQVSLYMGATRELAEEIPAGNIAAALGLDAARSGETAIDVKFKDANFGSFESLHYVSEPVVTISVEPKNPKDLTKMIDALRKLSIEDPNLVVKINEETGEYLLSGMGFLHLEVSLQLLKENYGVDVVTTPPIIVYRESIRAKSQVFEGKSPNKHNKLYISVEPLNNETIELIANGTIKEDMDNKEMAKILRDNAGWDYDEAKKIVAIDENINVFVDATSGVQHLREVMDTIIQGYRLAMREGPLAFEPVRGVKVVLHDAIIHEDPAHRGPAQLYPAVRNAIFAGFLTAKPTLLEPLQKLDIRVPMEYVGNVSGVITRKRGKVLDMTQSGNVARITAEIPVSESFELASELRAASAGRAFWGTEFSRWAPVPDSLLTDIIMKIRERKGKPKQLPKVEDFLS; via the coding sequence TTGCCACGTTATAAGACAGTAGAACAAGTACTGTCTTTAATGAAAGATGTAACAAGAGTTAGAAATATCGGTATAATTGCTCATGTAGATCACGGTAAAACTACAACGAGTGATACATTATTAGCAGCATCAGGAATTATTTCCCAGAAAGTTGCTGGTGAGGCATTAGCTTTAGATTATCTATCTGTAGAGCAACAAAGGGGTATCACTGTAAAGGCTGCTAACGTCAGCCTCTACCACGAGGTTGAAGGTAAAGGTTACGTAATTAACTTGATTGATACACCGGGTCACGTAGATTTTAGCGGTAGAGTAACTAGAAGTCTTAGAGTTTTAGACGGATCCATTGTTGTTGTTGACGCAGTAGAAGGAGTAATGACACAGACAGAAACAGTATTGAGGCAGAGTCTTGAAGAAAGGGTAAGACCTATTCTATTTATAAACAAAGTAGATAGATTGGTAAAAGAGCTAAAACTTAGTCCTCAAGAAGTTCAGAAGAAACTTACGGATCTGATAATGGAAGTTAACAACTTAATAGAGATGTATGCCGAACCAGAATTTAAAGAGCAATGGAGAATTAGACCAGAACTAGGTAACGTGGTATTTGGTTCAGCTAAGGATAAGTGGGGATTCACGGTCCCCATGGCAGCTAAAAAGGGAGTCAAATTCAGTGATGTAGTAAACGCTTACTCAAGCGGAGATAAATCAAAGATCGAAGAACTAAGTACAAAATCTCCCATACATGAGGCACTTCTAGACACTGTAATTAGGTTAGTTCCGAACCCGAGAGAGGCTCAGAAGTATAGAATTCCGAAGATATGGAAAGGTGACTTAGACAATGATTTAGTAAAGGCGATGCTCAATGCAGATCCTAACGGACCTATAGTACTCATGATCAACGATATGAAAGTCGACCCTCATGCTGGTCTTGTTGCTACTGGTAGAGTGTTCTCAGGAACTTTGAGAGCTGGAGAAGAAATCTGGCTTGTGAACGCTAAGAAGCAGCAAAGAGTTTTACAAGTAAGTCTTTACATGGGTGCAACGAGGGAATTAGCCGAAGAGATTCCAGCAGGTAATATTGCAGCTGCACTAGGTCTTGACGCAGCAAGGTCAGGTGAAACAGCAATAGATGTGAAGTTCAAAGACGCTAATTTCGGAAGCTTTGAGAGCCTACACTACGTTTCAGAGCCAGTAGTAACTATTTCAGTAGAACCGAAGAATCCGAAAGACTTAACTAAGATGATTGATGCATTAAGAAAGCTAAGTATTGAAGACCCGAACTTAGTTGTAAAAATTAATGAGGAGACTGGCGAATATTTGCTTTCAGGTATGGGATTCCTTCATTTAGAAGTATCGTTACAGCTACTAAAAGAGAATTACGGTGTAGACGTAGTAACAACACCACCAATTATAGTTTATAGAGAGAGCATAAGAGCTAAGAGTCAAGTGTTTGAAGGTAAGTCGCCCAATAAGCACAATAAGTTGTATATAAGCGTAGAGCCGTTAAATAATGAGACTATCGAGCTTATTGCGAACGGTACAATAAAGGAGGATATGGACAATAAAGAGATGGCTAAGATATTGAGAGATAATGCTGGTTGGGACTATGACGAGGCTAAAAAGATAGTGGCAATTGATGAAAACATAAACGTCTTCGTTGATGCAACTAGTGGTGTACAACACCTGAGAGAAGTAATGGACACTATAATCCAAGGATATAGGCTAGCTATGAGAGAGGGTCCATTAGCATTTGAACCCGTTAGAGGAGTAAAAGTAGTGCTTCACGATGCAATAATACATGAAGACCCAGCCCATAGAGGCCCAGCTCAGTTATACCCAGCAGTGAGAAATGCGATTTTTGCGGGCTTCCTAACCGCTAAGCCCACGTTGTTAGAACCTTTACAGAAGCTTGACATAAGAGTACCAATGGAGTACGTAGGTAATGTATCTGGAGTTATAACTAGGAAGAGAGGAAAAGTACTTGATATGACTCAAAGTGGGAACGTTGCCAGAATTACCGCTGAGATCCCAGTATCAGAGTCTTTCGAATTAGCCAGTGAATTGAGAGCAGCAAGTGCGGGTAGAGCATTCTGGGGAACTGAGTTTAGCAGATGGGCTCCAGTTCCGGACAGCTTACTAACTGATATCATTATGAAGATAAGAGAGAGAAAAGGAAAGCCCAAGCAATTACCTAAAGTTGAGGACTTCTTATCGTGA
- a CDS encoding DUF447 domain-containing protein, whose amino-acid sequence MSVGEDYINKVFPHNGVFEIILGTSGISENLSPIGIIRDGDNYFSKIFRNTLTYYNLKARNSCIINVTRDPMIFYKLLFNEKSPDLGERVYDGIPYLENSISILSNCEEVEVKEEFSIFKYRFVKIVNEGAIYEAFSRSDSLFIDLLVHVTRLDIYSKEELETYSTVIQYEVKTIARLSPNLLEILKDLVALINAKGLKISL is encoded by the coding sequence ATGAGTGTAGGTGAAGATTACATAAATAAGGTATTCCCTCATAATGGAGTTTTTGAGATCATACTTGGAACCTCAGGTATATCTGAAAATCTTTCTCCTATTGGTATAATTAGAGATGGAGATAATTACTTTTCAAAAATTTTTAGGAATACGCTAACTTATTATAATCTAAAAGCCAGAAACTCATGCATAATTAACGTTACTCGCGATCCTATGATTTTCTATAAACTTTTATTTAACGAAAAGAGTCCTGACTTAGGGGAAAGAGTATACGACGGTATCCCTTACTTAGAAAATTCCATAAGTATTCTTTCAAACTGCGAAGAGGTGGAAGTAAAAGAGGAATTCTCTATTTTCAAGTATAGATTTGTAAAAATAGTTAACGAAGGGGCTATCTATGAGGCGTTCAGTAGGAGTGATTCACTATTCATTGATCTACTTGTACATGTAACGAGACTTGATATTTACTCAAAGGAGGAATTGGAAACGTATTCAACAGTGATACAATATGAAGTGAAAACTATAGCGAGACTATCTCCTAATCTTTTGGAAATTCTTAAGGATCTTGTCGCATTAATTAATGCCAAAGGGTTAAAAATCAGTTTATAA